From one Lolium rigidum isolate FL_2022 chromosome 4, APGP_CSIRO_Lrig_0.1, whole genome shotgun sequence genomic stretch:
- the LOC124648914 gene encoding tricetin 3',4',5'-O-trimethyltransferase-like — protein MGSAAAEMAADMEAFMYAVHLSLAPILPMTLKSVIELGMLEILVSAGGKMLSPCEVAARLPSPSSANPDAPAMVDRMLRLLASYNVVSCEVQQGKDGVLARRYGAAPVCKWLTPNKDGVSLGPLVVMNDKVLMETWYHLKDAVLDGGQPFVKAYGMTLFEYQGVDPRFNRVFNEAMKSYSTIVIGKLLEFYTGFDDAVRTLVDVGGGLGAAIHAITSRYPHIKGVNFDLPHVISDAPSFTGVQHVSGDMFDKVPSGDAIFMKAILHDWTDEHCTKLLRNCYDALPAHGKVILVESVLPEKPDETPVARTAFGLDMLMLTQTPGGKGRCLREFQELAGTAGFVSVNATYICSSSWVVELMK, from the coding sequence ATGGGCTCTGCCGCCGCGGAAATGGCCGCCGACATGGAGGCGTTCATGTACGCGGTGCACCTGTCATTGGCGCCAATCCTGCCAATGACCCTAAAGAGCGTGATCGAGCTGGGCATGCTCGAGATCCTGGTCTCCGCAGGCGGGAAGATGTTGTCACCGTGCGAGGTGGCGGCACGGCTGCCATCGCCTTCGTCGGCTAACCCAGACGCCCCGGCGATGGTGGACCGCATGCTGCGGCTGCTGGCGTCGTACAACGTCGTCTCATGCGAGGTGCAGCAAGGCAAGGACGGCGTCCTCGCCCGGCGGTACGGCGCCGCGCCGGTGTGCAAGTGGCTCACCCCAAACAAGGACGGCGTGTCCTTGGGCCCGCTCGTCGTCATGAACGACAAGGTCCTTATGGAGACCTGGTATCATCTGAAGGACGCGGTCCTGGACGGTGGCCAGCCCTTCGTGAAGGCATACGGTATGACGCTGTTCGAATACCAGGGTGTGGATCCACGATTCAACCGCGTGTTCAACGAGGCGATGAAGAGCTACTCCACCATCGTCATCGGGAAGCTCCTCGAGTTCTACACGGGCTTCGACGACGCCGTGCGTACGCTCGTcgacgtcggcggcggcctcggcgCGGCCATCCACGCCATTACTTCCAGGTACCCGCACATCAAGGGGGTCAACTTCGACCTCCCTCACGTCATCTCCGATGCGCCGTCTTTCACAGGCGTGCAGCACGTGAGCGGCGATATGTTCGACAAGGTGCCCTCTGGGGACGCCATCTTCATGAAGGCGATACTCCATGACTGGACCGACGAGCACTGCACCAAGCTTCTGAGGAACTGCTACGACGCACTGCCTGCGCATGGCAAGGTGATCCTCGTGGAAAGCGTCCTGCCGgagaaaccggatgagacgcccgTGGCGAGGACGGCGTTCGGATTAGACATGCTCATGCTCACGCAGACACCCGGCGGCAAGGGGAGGTGTCTCAGGGAGTTCCAAGAGCTGGCCGGGACAGCCGGGTTTGTCAGCGTCAATGCCACCTACATATGCAGCAGCTCCTGGGTCGTCGAGCTGATGAagtag